TTTCAAATCTGAATGCACCCTACGACTCAGCACCCAATTTTCACGCCCCGGCAAAGGGTTACCCCCGGGGAATCCGGCCAGCGTTTTACGCCCCATAATTATTGTTGTTCCAAGTGTCGTCTGGCGAAAAAATTTCATATCTTCCGGTAAACGGAAAAGAAGTTCACCTCGATAACCGATAGCATTGTGCCGATCTACTCCGACTATTAAACCAAGTTGCATTTGTTTACCTCGTGCTTTCACTTTAAATTATCGTTCTCGCCGGCGCGGATGATAAACTTTCATATTGCTACCGGAATTCCTTTTAACAATGGTCCGCAGTGATAATTAGTGACCACAAAATCATCAACGTTTACAGCGTAAAAATCATTACCGCTATATTTAAGTTCAACCTTAGGCGCGGAATAAGTAGGTTGCTTGATCAATTCCTCAACTAGAGGAATATGACGGTCATAAATATGGGCATCAGCTATAACATGAACCAGTTCGCCGGGCTCATATCCGGTAATTTTGGCAATCATCAGTAATAGGGCTGCATATTGCGCAACGTTCCAGTTATTCGCCACCAACATGTCCTGGCTGCGCTGATTCAGCAAGGCATTGAGGCGATTACCAGTAACATTAAACGTTACGCTGTAGGCGCAAGGATAAAGATTCATTTCATTCAAATCTGCATGATTATAAATGTTAGTGATAATACGTCGACTGTACGGATCATTACGCAAGAGGTATAGCACACGATCTACCTGATCCATATCCCCCTCTGGATAATGATGCTTGACTCCCAGCTGGTATCCGTAGGCCTTACCGATAGTACCGTCCTCGCCTGCCCAACTGTCCCAAATTTTGCTGTTTAAGTCGGCAATTTTGTTCGATTTACGTTGCCAAATCCACAGCATTTCGTCCAATGCTGCCTTAAAGTTTATTTTGCGCAACGTCAAAAGCGGAAATTCTTCACTTAGGTCATAGCGATTGACTAGGGCAAACGTTTTAAGTGTGTGGGCCGGGGTTCCGTCCGGCCAATGCGGTCTCACCGTATGACCAACCGTTGATATACCGTGTTCCAAGATATAACGGCAGTTGTTGATAAAAATGTTATCTACTTTGCTCATTTGAAGTCACCTATTTTTTTCATTCAAGTTATTTAAAATTTTACTGCTCATTTCGATTAGCCTCCGATCTGAAGACTAGCCTCATTCGCCAGCAATTTTCCATCGCTAAAATCTTAGGTAAAAATTTTATCTTTGATTTTAGAATACTTGGCCTCTTTAATGCCGGCCACCTTAGTTATATCGCTTATATGTGCAAATTTGCCGTGACGTTTGCGGTAGTCAATAATTTTTTGCGCCGTTCCAGTGCCGATTCCGGGTAAAGTAGCCAGTTCAGTAGCACTCGCCGTGTTTATGTTGACACGCTGCCGTCGATCAGCCGAAGAATGTTCTTTTTTGCTCCGGTTGTTTTTGGCTGGTCTTCGGCCTTTGCTTGTCCGTGAACGTCGTCCAGAACCTTTGCCCTTTGCCGAATATCCTCCTTTTTGCATCTTCATCGAGGCCGCAAAGGTGTCTCCGGGTGGGGAATCGGTATTGTCATCGCTCGGTTCAGCCGGTTCGGCCGGTTCGGCTAGGCCGTCTCGGTTCTGTGAGTTTTTTTCATCAACAACATAAAGCTCATTTTGTTCCAACTTGCCGGCCAAATTTATGCTGCGTGTATCAGCTTTTTCGGTAAAACCGCCGGCTAAATCTATCAACTCTTGCAAATAAGCCCCGGCATGAACCTGATACACCCCAGGTTTTTTTACCGCACCGC
This is a stretch of genomic DNA from Mageeibacillus indolicus UPII9-5. It encodes these proteins:
- the thyA gene encoding thymidylate synthase; this encodes MSKVDNIFINNCRYILEHGISTVGHTVRPHWPDGTPAHTLKTFALVNRYDLSEEFPLLTLRKINFKAALDEMLWIWQRKSNKIADLNSKIWDSWAGEDGTIGKAYGYQLGVKHHYPEGDMDQVDRVLYLLRNDPYSRRIITNIYNHADLNEMNLYPCAYSVTFNVTGNRLNALLNQRSQDMLVANNWNVAQYAALLLMIAKITGYEPGELVHVIADAHIYDRHIPLVEELIKQPTYSAPKVELKYSGNDFYAVNVDDFVVTNYHCGPLLKGIPVAI
- a CDS encoding helix-hairpin-helix domain-containing protein translates to MRLWWQIHRFYEQVKHSRPAKIAVATAGGVLFLISVIIAVFLSTAEDSKLGIKAYFNESESKDMRDNPLMEDRQPTPGNISGGQLVDDNDLYGKKDLKSNQGTFPVCISGAVKKPGVYQVHAGAYLQELIDLAGGFTEKADTRSINLAGKLEQNELYVVDEKNSQNRDGLAEPAEPAEPSDDNTDSPPGDTFAASMKMQKGGYSAKGKGSGRRSRTSKGRRPAKNNRSKKEHSSADRRQRVNINTASATELATLPGIGTGTAQKIIDYRKRHGKFAHISDITKVAGIKEAKYSKIKDKIFT